ATGATGCGCAGCCAATCTACCAGCCTGACACTAATCCAACCTGGAGCGGTCATCGGTTCGTGGGCTGGTTCCAGGCCGACGGTAGCCACTGGGATTTCACCACTCCCGTCACGGCCAGCATGACATTGAAGGCGGGATGGGATGGCACACCCACGTTCACCATGGAACCGCACAACGGGCCAGTCTCGGGCGGCACGCCAGTGCGAGTCACGGTCAACCCATCGTCCTCAGGTCTTCGGTTCACGCAGGTGGCAGCCGGTTCCGACTTCACCCTGGCCTTGGGCACCGACGGGCACGTATACGCCTGGGGCGCGAATAATACGGGCCAGTTAGGCCAAAACGACACTGCCGCCCGCACTGGGCCGGTCGAGGTCCGTCTGCCGGCAGACAAGGTATTCACCACGGTGGCAGCAGGCAGCCAACAGGGCTTCGCTGTAAGCGCTCAGGGCCAGGTGTACGCCTGGGGCGCAAACTCGGGCCAGCTGGGCGACGGCACCGCTACCGACCGCGCCACACCCGTCGTGTTCGTCTTGCCTACAGGCGTCAAAGCCGTAAGCGTGGCGGCAGGCAGCAACCACAGCCTGGTCCTGGCTGACAACGGCCACATCTACACCGCCGGACTCAACAGCGACGGCCAGCTCGGGCTGGGCGACACTACCACCCGGACGACCCCCGCCGACCTGGCCCCACCAGTAAACCACAGCTACAAGGCCGTGGCCGCCGGTGCCAGTCACAGCCTCGCCCTACTCGACGACGGCAGCATACGAGCCTGGGGCAACAACGCCAACGGACAACTCGGCAACAACACCATTACAGGCTCCACTGCGCCGGTGGAGACCACCCTGCCCGCAGGCACCACCGCCGCACAAGTCACGGCAGGAGGAGACACCAGCGGTCTCATCGACTCCACCGGGCGCGCTTGGACCTGGGGCAACAACGCCAATGGACAGCTTGGCCTGGGCGACACTGCCAACCGCACCGTACCCACTGTGGTCAGCGGACTGCCCAGCACCGTCAGCCGTATCAGTATGGGCGGCACACACTCCCTGGCCGTCAGCAGCAACAACCTGTACGCCTGGGGCAACAACACCTACGGCCAACTCGGTACCGGTGACACTACTGCCCGCACGGCACCGACCACGATCACCCTGCCTGGCAACGCCACACCCGCCTGGCCCCGAGCTGGCAGCACGCACAGCATCTCCAGCACCACCGACGGTGCCGCCCACACCTGGGGAGACAATCGCAGCCGTCAACTGGGTGACCCCGCAGCAGGCAGCCAACGCAGCAGGCCAAAAAAGATTGCCATAGCCGATCCAACAGTGACCAAACTGCAATTCGACACACCCAGCTACACCGTTGCAACCTCTTACGACAGCAGCACAGGCACGTGGACCGCCAGCACTCCCGCCCATCCCGAAGGACAAGTGCCCGTCACGCTCACCTGGACCATCGCAGGGCGCCCCCAGCCAAACGCCAGCATCGACGGAGGATTCAACTACTACATCCATCTCACCCTGCCCAAGGCCGGAGTCATTCCCCTCCAGCAATGGAGCGGAGGAGGCCTCCTCGTGGCCAGCGCCCTAGCCGCCCTCACCTACGGCGGCCACGCAATCGCCAAGCGCAAAACCCACCCCGGCCGCCACAGCCAGCACTCCCCGAGCGCAGCCAGCAAGTAAGTAAGCAAGCACGGAAAGTAAAGTACAGTAAGGGCGACCAACTCATTCGGTTGGTCGCCCTTACTGCTCCTTAACTCCTACACACCGGCGGAATGCTTCTGGGAGGGAAAAGTGACCTCGAACTGACCGCCAAGAGCGTGCATCGCGCCTAGAACGGTGCTGAAAGCTGGGTCGCCATGCGCGCTTAAGGACTTGTACACGCCCTGCCGCGTGCGCTGCGTGTCTTGGGCAATGTCGGAAACCTTCTTCCGCGCTCTCGCCGCCGTACCCAGAGCGCGCGCAAAGAAGGCAGCACCGTCCCTGGGGTTTGCCAGCTCGTTCGCTTCCTCTAAGGCAGCGCTGAGATAGTCGCTAATCTCTTCCTCGGTCTGCAGGTAGTCCTCAGGCCTAAATTCACTAACCGCTGTCATACCTTCACCTCGTTTTTCAAGGCTTTCGCCCTAGCAATATCGCTCTGCTGGCTCCCGTTCACTTCGCTCTCTTTCATTACCCACCGAA
This window of the Bombiscardovia nodaiensis genome carries:
- a CDS encoding hypothetical protein (frameshifted, insertion/deletion at around 1891138,1891147,1890540,1891180,1891199); translated protein: MLDPVGEPNHTWVAISAGYVQSLALDSDGHIYSWGNNQYGELGDGTNTDKHSPVRVVDPARQPNTTWASIEAGDMHSLAIDTNGHAWAWGRNDLGHLGEASGTNQNTPVRVFDPFGHYNTTWISLNANNSHNLAIDSTHHLYSWGNNANYQLGDGTTTTRSWPVSVQTPAGKPNITWAAASPGGAYSIALDTDGHAYGWGYNGFGQLGNNTTTNGTTPARVLDPAGKPNITWKTISSGGHHVVALDNDGHAYAWGNNDSGQLGDGTTTDRHIPVPVIMPRYTITDVNVGGTTISASDRTINPTTGVWDITMPNHVPATVDVAVTYRLDGIDGSGNFITGNQTGIVTLHYTYSATNAVKFSLGDAAGKTTSPVPADQWVYSDDAQPIYQPDTNPTWSGHRFVGWFQADGSHWDFTTPVTASMTLKAGWDGTPTFTMEPHNGPVSGGTPVRVTVNPSSSGLRFTQVAAGSDFTLALGTDGHVYAWGANNTGQLGQNDTAARTGPVEVRLPADKVFTTVAAGSQQGFAVSAQGQVYAWGANSGQLGDGTATDRATPVVFVLPTGVKAVSVAAGSNHSLVLADNGHIYTAGLNSDGQLGLGDTTTRTTPADLAPPVNHSYKAVAAGASHSLALLDDGSIRAWGNNANGQLGNNTITGSTAPVETTLPAGTTAAQVTAGGDTSGLIDSTGRAWTWGNNANGQLGLGDTANRTVPTVVSGLPSTVSRISMGGTHSLAVSSNNLYAWGNNTYGQLGTGDTTARTAPTTITLPGNATPAWPRAGSTHSISSTTDGAAHTWGDNRSRQLGDPAAGSQRSRPKKIAIADPTVTKLQFDTPSYTVATSYDSSTGTWTASTPAHPEGQVPVTLTWTIAGRPQPNASIDGGFNYYIHLTLPKAGVIPLQQWSGGGLLVASALAALTYGGHAIAKRKTHPGRHSQHSPSAASK